A stretch of DNA from Drosophila virilis strain 15010-1051.87 chromosome 5, Dvir_AGI_RSII-ME, whole genome shotgun sequence:
CCTTAGGATACAGTTCTTTGGTATgccatatatttttgttatgttCCGTAACCTCCAATGGATTATGTTTAATGCCGTCCAGTTTTGTACTGCGCTTCCATGATATGAACTCAGAAATTGGTTTCAATACTAAAAAATAGAGCACTTCGGCAATCGAGATCACGCTGAAACCCATAAACAATCCCATGACACCGCCAATATTAGCTGCATAGAAAAAGCGAAATGTTATTGTGCATCGATTGTAGCCGAGTCAAGTGCTTACACAAGAACTCCGTAAAGCCGATATAGACGTTCTTCATACTGCCGTAATAGGCAGATTCGCGATAGTACAAATTCATGACGGCAATATTCTCCAGCACATAGGATTTGTTCATATTGGCCACCTGTTTGTTCGCAATCCGAAAGTCGCGTTTGGCCAGGGGAAAGTATAGCGCATCGGCCGCATACGATATATCAAAGCAGCTGGGCAGGCATTCCTTTCGGCATTTCGACGACTCCGCCCGATTCTCCGGACGCTGGGCGCGACGGATGCAGATCGCATCCCTCACACTGCAGACGCTCGCATTTCTGTAAATATGCGGATAGGTGTAGGGTATGCAGTCGCAGGACTTGTACAGAAACTTGGCAATGCATTCGTTTTCacaatatttgtgtgtgtagatCTTGTGGTAGAGCAGCTCCTTCTCGTTCTTAAAAACACACTGACGATCGTCGCGTGATATGGAGCGAATGGTCGGCATCGCTTCTGAGCTGCTAACCTCAAGGCGAAAGTTCGTCTCGTAGCCAACGCCCAAAACAAGGCCCTCCTCCTTAACATTTGGCATTGTTATGGGATTGTGAAATAGGATCtgaaaattacatttaaactGTAAACTTAATAATAGTTTGCTCGAATCTAGGTATATTtaggtttctttttttgttaaacTTGACGAACGTACTGCTAAAACTCTTTGAGAATTATAaacatattattatattattcatttGTGTACGATATGCATGCGTTAACTCATGTATTCTATTCTAAATTATGAGTTCCCTTCCCTTATTGAACCTGTTTCTTACCTGatctattatatataaatcatataCAGACCTTGAAACCAATTCCGTTCGTAGAGGAGCAATAATATTCGCTCAGTTGTGCATCCAGAACTGCCGTAAAGCCCATTGTTATGCCGGTACCTATATACAATTTGTCAGTCATAATATAGTCCTAATTGTGTTGGAACACATGGAATTTACCAACGGCCGTTGTTGGATAATATAATCTTGGCAAGTCGTCCGGATATCCGGTTTCTGGGTCCCAAGCGACAGGCACGTGTCCAAGTCTTGATGTTAAGTTTCTGCCACTGTTCGAACTGAGATAAATGATTATATTGATTCATCTTGATTTAGTCAGGCCACTTACTAGGGCTTATATAAAAACTCTGAAGGCAGAAAATTGAATACACAACATAAGCCCTCATCAGTGATAATTTGGCGAAATAATTGGTCGCAATCATACTCCACGGCGCTGAACCTGCAATACCGCAGCATTTGTCCGCAGGGCTGGGAATGATTGGTGACAAAGTCGGATATTTTTAAGCTGTTGTTGGCAAAAGTAGTGGACCACATCATTGGGTCAGCATCAACAGATTCCTCAGTTTCGGCCGATTCGGGACTGCAGAGCAGTTTCAGTACATCAAACTCACTCGAACCCCTAGTTTGGATAGAAATCAACGGATGGTtatcacatatataaatactggAAGCGCTCACTTCTTGTACTGCAGCACTTTGCTGCGCTGAACCTGATTCATGTTGCATATAGTTATGGCCGGGAAGGGCACCTTCAGAATCGATGTGGCATGCGGACTGATGCCAATGATAACTGGCGTGCTATTCCACTTGGCATAAATGTTCGATATCAGCTGGCAGGTCATCACGAATGCGGCCAAGAAGGCAATCAAGAAGAAGGATCTGCAACTCGCCTAGACTAGATCTCAGCTGGAGTATTGTTTAGTGTCAACTTTTACctttcccaaatgctgagcGTTGAGTCGCCTACAAATTTGAGTCCGTGCAGTCCAGTTTCCCTTAGAAACACATTCAGGCTTTTCTTGAAACTATTTAAGAAGAATGCCAAACTCCTTTGACTCTTCTGTTTGGCCGCCATTGCGTCTATTGCGTCTGTTTGGCCACAATTCTGAGCTACTTATACTCAAGTATGCTCAAAGACATTGAAAATCCCACAGGGCGATTAAGCTTGGTAATTACTTGCTTCCAAGTAAATGGAGCTGGTTGCATAATAATTAAAGCTTATTGATTGCAAGCAATTCACCTAATTAGTTTTGTGGTTTTCGC
This window harbors:
- the ppk12 gene encoding pickpocket protein 28 gives rise to the protein MAAKQKSQRSLAFFLNSFKKSLNVFLRETGLHGLKFVGDSTLSIWERSFFLIAFLAAFVMTCQLISNIYAKWNSTPVIIGISPHATSILKVPFPAITICNMNQVQRSKVLQYKKGSSEFDVLKLLCSPESAETEESVDADPMMWSTTFANNSLKISDFVTNHSQPCGQMLRYCRFSAVEYDCDQLFRQIITDEGLCCVFNFLPSEFLYKPYSNSGRNLTSRLGHVPVAWDPETGYPDDLPRLYYPTTAVGTGITMGFTAVLDAQLSEYYCSSTNGIGFKILFHNPITMPNVKEEGLVLGVGYETNFRLEVSSSEAMPTIRSISRDDRQCVFKNEKELLYHKIYTHKYCENECIAKFLYKSCDCIPYTYPHIYRNASVCSVRDAICIRRAQRPENRAESSKCRKECLPSCFDISYAADALYFPLAKRDFRIANKQVANMNKSYVLENIAVMNLYYRESAYYGSMKNVYIGFTEFLSNIGGVMGLFMGFSVISIAEVLYFLVLKPISEFISWKRSTKLDGIKHNPLEVTEHNKNIWHTKELYPKGIAAKSSHLSRKNTKNLRIKDRLDKRAFL